The window AATACCAAACTGAAGTGCAAAAATACTCTATTACAAAGGGTTGGAAGGAAAGTTATATTACAAGAATTCCTCCCCAAaatgctcctcgatgcacgagcctaaactgcaagtcaagacgctcctcgatgcacgagcctaaactacaagtcaaaacactccttaaggcacgagcctaaactgtatATCACTCCTGGCCCGTATGAGTCTAAACTGTGAATgtctctctctaaaaaaaaaaagaaaggaaaagtatGAAGCTTGAATGCATATTTGGAGTCCTTTGAAGATGTCGTCTTAAAGCAAAAGGATTCTTCATTATCTCCCAAGCAATAAAGTCTTCTCGATAAGAAAAAGACTTGTGGTACTTTGAATATTGCTCTAGTCTAGCCTTCAACATATTGTGGATGTGATGCGGCCCAAAACTTGAAGTAaatgatgaaattcatgaagtatcCAAAATCTGAGGAGAAATAGAATATCACAAGATTTAGGCTTCAACTTTGGAAAAGTACTTGAGAAAATATAAAGATTATATGctgatatattttactcttaACTTAGATCTGTGAGTCtactttcaaattcaaaaaacaaaaccTGATTCCGATACTTCCAcgtcaagatatggaatttatcgtgacgctgcgcaaagctgaaataaccaacaaaccaagattagaaggctgTTTTTGGAGCAATATCTGGGATGATTCGGACGTAACCTAATTGTGGTTTCTGCGTGAGACGTAGCTATGCGAGTatactttccaatgcaaaaaacgAAACCTGATTCCGATACTTCCACGTCAAGATATGTAATTTATCGCgacgctgcgcaaagctgaaataaccagcgaaccaagattagaaggttATTTTTGGAGCAATATCTGGGACGATTCAGATGCAATCTAATTGTGGTTTCCACGTGAGACGTAGCTCTATGAAtctactttccaatgcaaaaaatgaAACCTGATTTTGATACTTTCACATAAAGATAtgaaatttatcgtgacgctgcgcaaaactgaaataaccagcgaaccaagattagaaggctgTTTTTGGAGCAATATCTGGGATGATTCGGATGCAATCTGATTGCGATTCCCACGTAAGACGTAGCTCTACGAGTTTAGTTTCTAACGTGGAAAAAAAACCGACTCCTGATTTCAATACTCCTACATCAAAATACGGAATTTATCATGACGCTGCGCAAAACTGATAAAATAGgacattgaattccattttttatgaatcaaacaactcatatttttgttctcccatcggagaataaatatttttgtggacgTGTCCTAGTACTTGCTCACCAAAGTCAGAAAAGGCTATTCCCTGTGTCAATATTATCAAGCTGGATGGCACCATGTACGTGCTCCTTGAAAAAAATGGGATGCTCTCACTCGAAGCCTCTTTATCGCCGAGCCCCACGGATGAGATACACCATATGCTTGCTTTGCAACGATGGACTTCAGACACTCAGAACTTCATCATCACAAGGTCGCAAGAATGACACCAAGTACATCCTCACTGAAGCTAAAATGGAAAACTTTCAGCGTCGTCAAGGATAAAATCAGATCATTCCAAGTCACTTTCTTATCAAGCAGTAAGGAAGTAGTGCACTAAATGGTTCAACAGCAATCATGTCGACTTTTTTAGTCTGACATAAAGACCATTTGTATAAATCTGCACAAAAAAATGAAGATGTAACACATCTACAGTGTTGACCGGATGAAGCTTCTCGGTTCTATGCGGATTGATGCCAACTACGTGGAACTTTAATCTGGCGATAAGTGTCGGTACCAAACGCACGATGCTTCAATTTGACATGATCAACATTGGGAgaaacaaatacctttgaaatcacgAGAATGAAAACACATTCATGAGTACTTCAAGTCTCGCCGTCAAGTTTCGGCAAGCCTACACGTCGACcaaccttgaagtagggggcatctgtggacacataaaatttattggatcaaattcatataaaatttaaatttgatccatattttattgggtttaaacttattttgggctaaaaaaaataataagcctattgtattcctcatcaaggtcTACCTCActttgaagcccaaactcatcaagtgacgtgaCATCCcagtcaaattcaagaccaatgaGACGCTGCCACATGTAAAAATaatgtggaaatctcattcaaattcaacaaccagtcaaaaggcGCCAAGTGGCAAAGTGACTTGttttggccaatcacaagcaactagccctacccctacaactataaataggggagtaacataacattctaaaatgaagaaaagaaaaaggaggacattctgcaagcattggaggaagcttgtgcattgactacacagctcttcaatgaattgactaacggagttctgcCCGGAGATCAACTCGACACGAAGAAGTGCTGTCAgacaattcctggagatccaaacacatttctaggaggctcaaatcatcctacattcgagaatcacGCTGCAAAGGTCCGAGAATCACGgaaaaaacttaggagagaagaatcgagagaataacggaattgtacccgcaaaattactttaaataaaattattctttttgtttattttatttttacttgcatTTAATATTCAGCGTTaacgaaaatttgttgcgaacagtCACCTGTAACTGGTTTACACCTATTAAGACTTGTTATGAGAGCTTTTTGATTTTGGTAACTAACGATTCTCGGCTGCTCTCCTATAATGTTAGGACAAAGAAGACGAGGCTTCTTGAATTTCGTCATCCGGGCCTAAGGAGTAGTGGCCCAGACGTTGGTGGTTGtggaatttattattataatgagAGCTTAGTAACGATTAAACGACAAGAAAGTAGTGAGCTTGATCTGAGTGGCTGTTTGACGAAAATGGTGGCCGAATATTAATTTTCAGTAAGAAACTTAAAATTATTGGATaattttcatgttatttttatttacgGTTGATTCTTCCAACTTATTTAGGTGCAATATGAGATTATGGTGGAATATTGTATGTATACTTTAAGCTCACACTCCTATATTTTCATTATGGTTTGTTTGATGCTATTGTTGTTTAGAGAACTACTGTGTTATTTCTCTTTAGCCAGAGATTTATCAAAACAGGTTCTACCCACAAAGAAATGGGTAAAATTTAAAGCCTTTGATATTTGGGGCCTAAATCAATTATTTTAGTCGCTCCTGTGAAGCTTCCCTGCTCTTGTGCATTAGTGCTCGTAATGCAACGACATCTTCTGAAAATGATAGTGTGAATTTGATGCAATGCGACCATTATTACTCCTTTATTGATTAAGATTGTTTTTTAATCCAACAAATTTGTTAGCTTGTATATTACAGATTAAGGGTGTCATTGAAGAGTTGCTCACAATTATTTACACCTAATCTTCTGGAAGTAATATGCAGATTCAAAGGTATAAGCAGAGGTAGTTCCCTGTATTTGATTTTCCAACACAGATTGAGACACCAAACGTTTTTCCTAAGCTCATAGAAACCCAGAGTGGATACCTTATATGCAGCTTCGCGTCAAATCTCAAAAAACTGACAGTAGATTTGCTCATACAAAACAAATTACGGAGGTTTTAAACCCCTGTAAAATAACCGCCGCAAATTGTTTGTGACGGCTCATATTGTGGGGTTTTTGGAAACCACCGGAATTACATTTTGCTGGGGTTTTAAACCCCGCAAACCGTAAAATTAACCCCTGCAATGTGACCCCTTTTTGTAgtgatatatgtgtgtgtgtgttagaAGAGGAGGTCCAATCTACTAAAAAGGTCTTGCAAAAATGAGGTCTCTTGGGAGGAAATTGGCATCCCAATTGACAATCTGAAATATGACTATTTTTCCGCTAGCATCAAATAGTAACCATGTTATAACTTTACAAACCTTGTTAAATGTTCTTGTTATATTGTTTGTTGCAGGTCTGCTAACTTCAGGAATCCATGACCGGCATCTGCATACAGGCTATTGAGTGCATCACTGCAGCGGCATAAATTCAACAAACTTCGTTCTCCAAGCTGCACTTTTTTAGttgttctttttttcctttttgcttTAAGTGTCTTGTTGTATGCAAAGTAAGAGCAATTTAAGTTGTATTACACTTCTGTTAGCAGTGTCTAATGAATCTAGTCTTCCAATTTCAACATGATGTCCATTGGTTCAACAAATCCTTGTACTACATCTTCTGTTAGCAGTGTACTCAACTTCGATTCTTGTTGAAATTAAATAAACATCTAAATTTTATGCTATTTCATCtattaaatcaaagaaaataaccaACCGGAAGGACATTTTCAGTTATTAATGAAAAGCTGATGAACAATATCACATTGCGATAATTTCAGTTTCACCTGAGGAATACACTTTGTACAGTTTTAGACCAATAACTACTAAAAACTGATGTTGCTTTCTTAGATATAGCATTTGTTTCTACATCCAAAACATCTCATTCCGTGATGAAGAGATTGAAACCAGAGTTGTGATAATCTTCAACAGGTGATGGAGAGCTTGAAACCAGAGTTGTGATAATCTTCAACAGATTCATTGCTATAATGTATCTCAATTAACTGTAAAGAGCAGTTGTCTCCGAAACATGGAGGTATCTCCTCAAGCAATTGGCATTCAAATGGAAGAGCAGTTGTCTCCGAAACATGGAGGTATCTCCTCAAGCAATTGGCATTCAAATGGATACAAGCGTCGAAGGTTAGGAAATACATCATTTGCCACAGTCCACTCTTCAAAGTAACAGTTGGATATTCTCAAGACATTGATTTGAGAGAACTCGTCAGCGCTGATTCATAAATTACATGCCCATTTCCTTGTTAATTATCTTCTCCTACGGAAGACAACGTAGTTTTGGAAGCATATAAGCTGGATACAGAGTTCATGAAAGTAGTAAAATGGTCAACAATCAACTATCAAATAAATAGACTTTTGTCCACATTGAACTACATCAGAAGTTGCAAAAGCCTATACATTATACAGCTACAAGACTACAGTCACTCAATACTGAATTAAACTCTACATAATAGTACATAAAATTCCTAGAATCACAAGTAAATGTTGGATGAGCAGTTGCGATATCAACAACCTATACAATATGTTAATTCTCTACCACATCCAAGTTTGAGGTTAGACACAACATTGAAAATGAGTGAGGTCGTCATGTACTAGAATCAATCTCTGGCGACCTTGCAACATAAATATACGTCAAAATATCAGCTTTTTGCATAATCCCTTGTGTATTCTTTTAAACCGATTTGCGGGCTTCATAGGAGCACCAGGGCACGTATCAGCAACTCCACTACGATGAGGTGCAAAGGTAGGTGTCTTGTATCCATCAGAATCTGAAAGTTGAGTTGAGGCTTTCGAATGAAGATCCTCTTTCTGTTTTGCGGTAATAACTTCCAGAAGAGAATTGTACAACAATTCAAATAACATCTTATCCCCAGACACGGTTCCTACATTATCTGACTGATTAACATTTCCATTGAAATTCAAAATCTCCTCAAAATTTAGCTGATGTGTCACTTTGGCTTGTGAatctgtaaaatattttttacattgtGGGGCAAGCATGAGTTCATCTGGTCCAGTAGCAAATGGATCAAACCCCTTTGGAGTCCGTGGACTTCCTTCATTTGAAGGAACCAGGTCACCAAAAAGTTGAGACTTAAAGCAATGAGTACTGtgaagagaagatgaagaaactGGTGAACAGCAGCCATCTACGTGGTTGCCACCTTCTCGGATGGAATCAGGAGTGATTGGATCTAGAGGATCAGATGGCTTTGTTGGCAATTCAGGCAACCGCTTCGGAGACTGATAACACCCCTTCAATTTCTTAACAATGGAGTACTGAGACAAACTTTCTCCCTTATTCTCATCACAAATGACATCAGTGTCCATTATTATTCCTGAACTATTCACTAATAAACATCAGAGTTTTGATATGCAAAATATGCTACAACGAAACCAAAGTGCAAGCAAGGAAAGGATAAACTGGAGGATTTAGCAATTTATCTGTCACAACGTAAACGAACAAGCAACCACTTCAAATCCCATATAACTTCTTATCACATAGCCCAAAGTGTTAACAACACACATGTATAGAATCTTTGCAAGTTCCCCAAGTCTTTGATTAAAACCAAACCCCCACTGCTAGCAACCAATAGAAAAATGTAGTCTTTTTTGTTGAGTCCATCATTGTTCCCTCTTAATTCCGGCTAGCAATCAATCGAAAAAgctttttatttgttattttattttgaccaTTTTAGCAGAGGCGAACCTACATTGAGTGTagggggtgcacgtgcacccgctaGCCTCGAGAAAAACTCTGTATATATAGTtcgtatatctatatatatatcaggatgttatgttaaatatatgtCGTGCACCCACAGAAACAATTGATTTGGCTGGTGAGATGGTTGGGGTTGCCACTTGAACGTTGCTCTTTTTGCCTGATTGCTCAGGATCGAATCCCAACAACAACGTTTCCTTATTTGCTCCTTTTTCCATTTacaccttttcttttttcttttatgtattctGGATATTATtgacctatttttttattttatttcaaaatacaagtttctCTCCAACTTCAAAAGGTAGATATTCTTCCTATCTTATAGggtataatatttattttctttaatcgtttgatcattgagttattttttatttaaaaaattagcaatttaaaGTTCGAGCTAGGTTTAAATCGAACGTTACCCATTGCAACCATCTGGTAAACAAATCTctcgaatttcatatttttcaaaaactttctaTTATTGTTCAAAATATGAAAGTGCGTTGAATTTAAATACGGTGAATAACACACTTTTGTCATATTAAATCTaattaatgatattcaataatcttaaaattttgcttataaaatactataattaacaAGTTTTCAAAGAACTGTATGTCGAACTTTGACACAattaattactatatttaaatatagatGTGCACCCGTCAAGTTTAAATTCTGGGTTCGCCTCTGCATTTTAGCAGGTTGGGGAGAAAAGACTTAGCAAAATTCCAGAGTTGGAAGTAcaatgggcggggccatttgggtggtcaaataggcgaaaGGGAGTGAACGGAGTGTTTTCGGACCAAAACTGAGTGCTATAGCACACAGTTCCGGGATGGGCCTGGtcctgtgggctgaaaatcgatcggagcgtgccagggaggctggggagcggcctagtgtgggccgcTTGGGTGGGcggggtcatttgggtggtcaaccGAGCGAAACGGCACAACGGGCGTGTTGAGCCAaaatagtgtgctatagcccactgttccGCAGGTGGGCCCGGGGTCGAGGGTGTTGAAGCTAATATAAGGAGCACAACAAAAGCTAACCAGATAATCCACAGAAACTGGGAGTGATCCTTGAAGAAACCTGGGGCATGTCCGGCCCGCCGGCCCTAACCAAGaataaattgttttaatttaacCTACCAACATTTTGAGATTTTTGCAACAATCTAGGAGAGGGAATAAAGCTACAAGGACAAAACCCTAAATCAAGGGAGTTGGAGAAACTAATCGAAGAGAAGAAGTAGCACACAAAAGAAAGAGTAGCCTACTAAAGATAGATTGAAGGGAAGTAGAAATGGGTAACGGGGAAGCATAATGTATTGAttgaaaggaaaaaggaaacaatGCAGATATTATCTATCAGTTTTACCTCAGAAGTTACAGCAACCAAAGTTCCACAGAAACCGACAGCCGCACAATTCTAACCGGAGCTTCCAATGCTGGTCCTTACTCCTTGGGTTAGTAAACTAAAAAGAATATTCCCCTCCCTTTCATTTTAGTTAGCTTTATTGACTTTGACATGAATAAAAAAGCATAGTTTgcgaaattaattttattaataaatatttattattttaaatttaattattattattattattattattttatatatctatttaatatttatggattattttgaTGTAATGGAAAAGAAGCaataattttagaataaagtTATAATACCCTTAATTCATCCTCTGGTAACAAAATTGAGATAAGTTATTCCTACATATTGAGTAGTGTGATTGTATAAATTGTAATACGAATATATATTAcagattaatataattaaattaattatttaatttcagataaatatagatttaattaaaattcaatttttattaggCTAGTCTATTAGTTTGGGTTACAAATAATGACCTCATTTTGCTAATCTTAATATGTCATCAtaagtcaagtgaaggagtcaATAGAATTAtgtcacatgtcaaaatgatacaACATGCCTATTGAAATTAAAGGTCCAATCAAATGTCATCATGACACTGAAATTTGATTGGCCAAAAGAAGTTGATATTCACCATGACTCTTTCCTGCCTACGCCTATAAATAGGagctcataattcagaaaagaaggtaagaactctaacaagaagtaaTAGAGAGCTTATGGATCAAACGTCACAATTTCTCTATAAAGTTCAAACATTTAAATCCAATTCtttaagattcaagatcaagaccacaagatttaagaacccttgaattcaagtacaagtcaatattaaatccatcaaattcacaaatcaagttcaaattcaagataaGCTCGAtgccttgaatttatatttgaaaaagcaagtacaagtcaagattaaatccatcaaattcacaaatcaagttcaaattcaagatcaagcttgaagccttgaatttatatttgaaaaagcaaatcaaagaattaataaagattgtaacactcacatattgaaatcaataaaatgattgatacaaatttttttcttgtctcgactattattttttcaagtcaaaattttattgtctaaCAAATGACACGCCTAGTGGGGCAATCTCTACCTTTCATCTCAacttttttgacatcaaagttcaagaatgctgaaatgactttcaaaaaGGTTGATTCTCAATCAACTGTCTCCAAGGCTGTTGATTCaattctctgctgaagtagaaaatATCCTTACTGTTACTTTTGGAAGCTTTGGAGTTGTCAATATAATGAGAAAGGCTGGcatgctaggacaacaaacacatcagGTATAGTCCAAACCAActctaatttttggatcttcaactcCAAAAGGAGCGAAGTCCTAGGCAAGTGCTTTAGAAGAAGGGAGCAATGTGGTAGAGACACTTAAGAAAACTTTAGCTCTATTTGAGCACTCTAGTTCAAAATATTTTAgcataaattaaagaatgatgGTCGTTCAACCAACacgtcatctccacttacaccatGTAAGCTGAGCACTTTGAAGATCAATTTATGCAATAGTCCATGTTACTGTCCACCATTTCTagtgatcatgcaagcaatggtaactgaCGCCTCATCAATGGAGGAGCAACTTGCAAATATGACAAAGACAATTAAGGGTAAAATCAATTGGAGTGTTTTGTATTGTATTATGTATTACGAGTCGGGTCGGGTtaaagaattatatatatatttttaattattaagaaaatcaaccacatgtggtcggttttcaaaaataattacagaaaaccgaccacatgtggtcgatttgtgggaatatttttaaaaatcgaccacatgtggtcggttttcgtaataattaaaaaaatattatttttgaaattaaagtttaataaattacaattaataaattacaaaaataagttaataaattaaaattattttttaataaattaaaattttaataaattctataatatttataacaacattcaattaatttaatacaattcgtatatatatataaatacacagtaCATACACTATGTATCGGACCGGGAcaacatccaattaatttaatacaattcgtatatatataaaaatcagataagtagttattttattatcatattaacacaagtagtatatttcctcaatcgtataataataatatcaatgaattttaatttgcaaattacgataaatttttagttaattagtttttaaatacgatattatatatatacctcgtaatactagtcttacgttattacaacttcaacaacatatgcgtgtctacattgacccaaaatagtatatctacttcctcaatagtatgatatatatcaacgtatcattcaaactattttgatatataaattcagttatctagctttcgattactatatatgtcactacacgagatatacgtatatatacatatactcaattgtctatcagctttcacatacgtactataaacatcacatacacgattctACTACCCTATAATAagatacaacgtatttcacaaatactcagatgaattatagattacattatctaatgtcattaatataccttcattgtataatatgtatatactatatatatatacacctatacatacacatacatattcacactatcgactatatcaagttctaaatacgtactatatatatcacatacgtacacaagtatattatccaataatataatgcgatgtgtttcttatacatactcagatgagcgatctattaattatatttgattagcttaatatactaGATTTTGACTACATcattcatcaatcgatcactacatgatatatatatatatatatatcattatctcaatggtatgatatatatatacacatattcattatacaaagattatgtatGTTTAACGTCATTCaacgtatatacaaaggaaaatatttgttttatctattgaaacataagtaaaagataaagattatgtttaacgtaatttatttattttatttgaaatattttttagtataattttttcacaaaatttaagaatgattgatttttattattattatactggttCTCaactacgtgtgatcagtgtaatttaaaaaaattatatatataattttttttaatgaaaataatatatatatttgattacatatatataattagttgttaataaaaattatttactttttaagttttttaagttcaaaaaccgaccacaagtgttcatttttttaaaatttttatttttatatggtcgattttttaaaaatatatatatatatttttttaatttaaaaccgaccactagtggtcagtttttttaaaataaattattgggagtttttcaatttttttagtagtgtatgaAATTGTTGGGGTTCACTGATAATGACTGGGTTGGGTTACAAGATGACATGAAAAGTACTTTCGGATATTGTTTCAGTTTAGGATCAGGTGTCATTTGTTGGTGCACAAAGAAGCAGGGGTCTGTGGCTTATGAATCAACTGCTGAAGCAGAGTACGTTGTTGCCTCAGGTGCTGTTAATCAAGCTTTATGATTGAGAAAATTTTTGAGCGACTTGACGTTTCAGCCAGGTAAAACACCAGAAATCCTTTGTGATAACAAGTCTATAGTTGCTATGGTAGAAAATTCGGTCTTTTATGGAAAGACTAAACACATTAAAATCAAATATCATTTCATTAGAGAAGTTGAAAGGGAGAATGAAGTTTAGATTCTGCATTGTTGTGGTGAAGATCAACTTGTTGATATTTTTACAAAAGCATTACAGAAACAGAGATTTGAGCTTCTTAGAGCTAAGCTTGAAGTAACCAACAACACTTGCATCAAGGAGGAGTGATGAAGGGTACTTATTTTGTGTGATACTAACTGCTGTCAACTTGGCATCTTGGTCTTGATATTTTGTTGTAATCTTTAGATTATTTTGTTGTAAGTTCTAGATTTTTTTAGAAGTTAGTTGTAGTGTATGGTGGTGCTTTATTTAAGCACAACATAAGGAGATATGTTTTCAGATTTTGAGGAATATTTTCAGACCACTTATGTGTTACTCCTATATATTTGatgtatgaatgaaaaattacTGCACTACTTCTcagttttttctctctttttcatgttttttttttttttttttaagtttcccAAGATATCCCCAGCCCGACAGGCCGAGAACTAATCCTCCGGGGATTTGAGCTCCAtgtttgtttctttttctctccTTCAAATACACTTTGTACAGTTTTACACCAATAAATACTAAAAAGTAATATTGCTTTCTTAGATTTAGTATTTGTTTCTACATCCAAAACATCTCATTCTGTGATGGAGAGCTCGAAACCAGAGTTGTGATAATCTTCAACTTGTGTTTCCCGGGTATCCTTGCTGATTATTCAACAGATTCATTGTTATAATGTATCTCAATTAATTGTAAGGTTGAATACACTCCACGCTCCCCAAACCCCTCTCTCCATCAAATTGTTGCTACAAGACATAATTAGACAACTTATAACtataatttttctaattaaacTCAACTGTAACTCATTTAAGAAAGTTCTTCTAGAATTTATTACTGTTAAAATTAGTAAGaatttatccaaataattttcttctttattaaggAATTACTTAGTGTCACTCATCAATTCATCCTAAAAAGAGTTGCTTACAAATTGCTCACGTATCCttcatcactcatctattaagTTGTAATCCAAGTAAACTTACCACATAAATCCAATTTCTAACTTAGCTATATTATATGCCCAACTTTTATACAATTTCCAAATAtaacttttatttcaaaatatttgaagattaCTTGCCCGAAGTTACTTTCAAACTTAAATTGTTTGACTCTTAGGAATTAAGTAAAACATAGACTCCTCTATCCAAGCTTAATTGTATAGAACTTTGTGCAGTCTTCCTTCATTCTGCACAAAGCAAAGCGATTTACTGAAGTTTAAAGGTacatcttttttcattaattaaattcACATCTTATTTCATTAGATCTGTGATctctgcttctttttttttttttttcttttgaagaagaagatcaatttcATTTATATCTTAATATGATTTCTTGTGAATCCATTGAACAGTTGATTAAGTTTGAGACCAAATGTATTTAGAATGATTTCTATTAGGCCGGTTTTTGATTCCTTGTGTGCTTTACTTTGC of the Capsicum annuum cultivar UCD-10X-F1 chromosome 11, UCD10Xv1.1, whole genome shotgun sequence genome contains:
- the LOC107848493 gene encoding uncharacterized protein LOC107848493 isoform X2, whose amino-acid sequence is MDTDVICDENKGESLSQYSIVKKLKGCYQSPKRLPELPTKPSDPLDPITPDSIREGGNHVDGCCSPVSSSSLHSTHCFKSQLFGDLVPSNEGSPRTPKGFDPFATGPDELMLAPQCKKYFTDSQAKVTHQLNFEEILNFNGNVNQSDNVGTVSGDKMLFELLYNSLLEVITAKQKEDLHSKASTQLSDSDGYKTPTFAPHRSGVADTCPGAPMKPANRFKRIHKGLCKKLIF
- the LOC107848493 gene encoding uncharacterized protein LOC107848493 isoform X1 yields the protein MPQVSSRITPSFCGLSGIIMDTDVICDENKGESLSQYSIVKKLKGCYQSPKRLPELPTKPSDPLDPITPDSIREGGNHVDGCCSPVSSSSLHSTHCFKSQLFGDLVPSNEGSPRTPKGFDPFATGPDELMLAPQCKKYFTDSQAKVTHQLNFEEILNFNGNVNQSDNVGTVSGDKMLFELLYNSLLEVITAKQKEDLHSKASTQLSDSDGYKTPTFAPHRSGVADTCPGAPMKPANRFKRIHKGLCKKLIF